One genomic region from Populus nigra chromosome 8, ddPopNigr1.1, whole genome shotgun sequence encodes:
- the LOC133701283 gene encoding probable magnesium transporter NIPA4, translating into MAMESGSWKESYKGMSADNIKGLVLALSSSVFIGASFIVKKKGLKKAGASGIRAGSGGYTYLYEPLWWVGMITMIVGEIANFAAYAFAPAILVTPLGALSIIISAALAHIILREKLHIFGILGCVLCVVGSTTIVLHAPQEREIESVKEVWDLATEPAFLFYAALVIAAVFILIFHFIPDYGQTHIMVYIGVCSLVGSLSVMSVKALGIALKLTLSGTNQLIYPQTWVFAFVVITCVLTQMNYLNKALDTFNTAVVSPIYYVMFTSLTILASVIMFKDWDRQSPTQIVTEMCGFMTILSGTFLLHKTKDMADGSPSLPVRLSKHTEEDGFGTEGIPLRRQDSSRAP; encoded by the exons ATGGCGATGGAGAGTGGGAGCTGGAAAGAGTCGTACAAGGGGATGTCGGCTGATAATATTAAGGGATTAGTGTTGGCACTGTCTTCCAGCGTCTTTATTGGTGCCAGTTTCATTGTCAAGAAGAAGGGCTTGAAGAAAGCTGGGGCCTCCGGTATCAGGGCAg GAAGTGGAGGTTATACTTACTTATATGAACCGCTCTGGTGGGTGGGCATGATAACAA TGATTGTTGGGGAAATTGCTAATTTTGCAGCTTATGCATTTGCACCAGCTATCCTGGTCACTCCTCTTGGTGCTCTCAGCATTATTATAAG TGCTGCTCTTGCACATATCATATTACGAGAGAAATTGCATATTTTTGGAATTCTTGGTTGTGTTCTTTGTGTTGTGGGTTCTACAACAATTGTGCTGCATGCTCCTCAAGAACGTGAGATTGAATCCGTGAAAGAAGTTTGGGATCTCGCTACAGAGCCTG CCTTTCTGTTCTATGCTGCTTTGGTCATAGCAGCTGTATTCATTCTCATATTCCACTTTATCCCTGACTATGGCCAGACGCATATAATGGTTTACATTGGTGTTTGTTCTCTCGTAGGCTCCTTGTCg GTCATGAGTGTTAAAGCGCTTGGAATTGCGTTGAAGCTGACACTGTCAGGAACGAATCAGCTAATATATCCGCAAACATGGGTCTTTGCCTTTGTTGTAATTACTTGTGTGCTTACCCAAATGAATTATTTGAACAAG GCGCTTGATACTTTCAACACTGCTGTTGTTTCTCCTATATACTATGTTATGTTTACATCACTTACAATTTTGGCAAGTGTAATCATGTTCAAG GATTGGGATAGGCAGAGTCCAACTCAAATAGTCACCGAAATGTGTGGGTTCATGACTATACTTTCAGGAACGTTTCTTCTTCACAAGACGAAGGATATGGCTGATG GATCTCCATCTCTACCCGTGCGACTCTCCAAGCACACAGAGGAGGATGGCTTTGGTACTGAGGGCATTCCTCTTAGGCGGCAGGATTCATCGAGAGCaccataa